In Kwoniella pini CBS 10737 chromosome 2, complete sequence, a single genomic region encodes these proteins:
- a CDS encoding 60S ribosomal protein eL14: MDIFVEYIKDSSLDQSRQAKRTVDQSTFKRFVEVGRVVLVNDGPSAGNLAVIVEIIDHNRALIDGPTTSVPRQQFPYRNLILTPYTLASLPRGAGNGAVKKAFEKAGVLEKWQSSGWAKKLAARQQRKNASDFDRFQIQLSKKARREEVRKAYVKEKKASA; encoded by the exons ATGGATATCTTTGTGGAATACATCAAGGATTCGTCTCTGGATCAATCCAGACAAGCGAAAAGAACAGTAGAT CAATCCACATTCAAGCGATTCGTCGAGGTTGGCCGAGTTGTTCTCGTTAACGACGGTCCCTCAGCTGGTAACCTTGCTGTTATCGTTGAAATCATTGACCACAACCGA GCTCTCATTGACGGACCAACCACTTCCGTACCAAGACAACAATTCCCTTACCGAAACCTCATCCTTACTCCTTACACCCTTGCTTCCCTTCCCCGAGGTGCCGGTAACGGTGCCGTTAAGAAGGCTTTCGAGAAAGCTGGTGTACTTGAGAAATGGCAATCTAGTGGATGGGCTAAGAAATTAGCTGCTAGACAACAACGAAAG AACGCTTCTGACTTTGACCGattccaaattcaactttctAAGAAAGCTAGACGTGAAGAAGTTAGAAAGGCTTACGTtaaggagaagaaggctTCCGCttaa
- a CDS encoding mannose-6-phosphate isomerase, class I — protein sequence MTESSGLIRLIVHPNDYPWGKIGEDSLAGRLTKNACEPEFEFKPDQPYAELWMGTHPTNPAYLYSDKSILLSKFLEENSKYLGSSKSNFQTPFTGKKGSGSENQIKGHIPFLFKVLTCKQALPLQIHPNKELAKKLHEEDPEKFPDINHKPEIAVCLSSSFLGFAHFREYNQIVQFLTKIPEIKSLSLEIQNTIENFINQPTSDNLQKVWINFSKLSDNENIVKEFSNRIEKEGIKAFKDFKGEGFNEKEKENLVKAILNSKKYYNGDSGLFSTLFFLNLVELKKDEGIYVGADGPHAWLEGEIVELMAISDNVLNVGFTPDEEKDDINLVSKIVTYKSKSPSVLKLISKEFKSKSKSLNQNTKVYKVPFEEFSILKINSNDELNFFNGPAIAIIIKGNWIINENQNEISKEGNCYFIGAGTETIWKKQNDNEQGEIWIAFYDADAPKEEVGQK from the exons ATGACGGAATCTTCAGGTTTAATCCGACTTATAGTTCATCCAAATGATTATCCTT GGGGTAAAATTGGAGAAGATAGTTTAGCAGGAAGGTTAACTAAAAATGCCTGCGAACCAGAATTCGAATTTAAACCTGATCAACCATATGCAGAA TTATGGATGGGAACTCATCCAACTAATCCAGCATATTTATATtctgataaatcaattttattatcgAAATTCttagaagaaaattcaaaatatttaGGAagttcaaaatcaaattttcaaaCTCCTTTTACAGGTAAAAAAGGTTCAGGTtcagaaaatcaaattaaagGACATAttccatttttatttaaagtTTTAACTTGTAAACaagctttacctttacaaattcatccaaataaagaattagctaaaaaATTACATGAAGAAGATCCTGAAAAATTTCCAGA caTTAATCATAAACCTGAAATTGCAGTTTGTTTaagttcttcttttttaggTTTTGCACATTTTAGAGAATACAATcaaattgttcaatttttaaCTAAAATTCCAGAAATTAAATCACTTTCTttagaaattcaaaatactattgaaaattttattaatcAACCAACTTCTGATAATCTTCAAAAAGTTTGGataaatttttcaaaattaagtgataatgaaaatattgtaaaagaattttcaaatagaattgaaaaagaaggcATTAAAGCTTTTAAAGATTTTAAAGGAGAAggatttaatgaaaaagaaaaagaaaatttagtTAAAGctattttaaattcaaaaaaatattATAATGGTGATAGTGGTTTATTTTCTACATT atttttcCTTAATCtagttgaattgaaaaaagatgaaggaatATATGTAGGTGCAGATGGTCCTCATGCTTGGCTTGAAGGAG AAATCGTCGAATTAATGGCAATTTCAGATAATGTTTTAAATGTAGGATTTACaccagatgaagaaaaagatgatataaatTTAGTTTCGAAAATTGTAACTtataaatctaaatctcCATCAgtattaaaattaatttcaaaagaatttaaatcaaaatcaaaatctttgaatcaaaatacaaaagTATATAAAGtaccttttgaagaatttagtatattaaaaattaattcaaatgatgaattaaatttttttaatgGACCTGCAATTgcaattataattaaaggaaattggattataaatgaaaatcaaaatgaaatttcaaaagaaggtaattgTTATTTTATTGGAGCAGGAACTGAAacaatttggaaaaaacaaaatgataatgaacaaggtgaaattTGGATTGCTTTTTATGATGCTGATGCgccaaaagaagaagttggaCAGAAGTGA